Proteins encoded within one genomic window of Fragaria vesca subsp. vesca linkage group LG1, FraVesHawaii_1.0, whole genome shotgun sequence:
- the LOC101303067 gene encoding WD repeat-containing protein 5-like: MEEPMSTESSDYKPYTLSQTLTGHSSAISCVKFSSDGRLLGSSSADKTIRTYSISSDDSSSFTPAQTFDGHSQGVSDLAFSADSRFMVSASDDKTLRLWDVESGALIKTLRGHTNYVFCANFNPQSNMIVSGSFDETVRIWDVKTGKCLKVLPAHSDPVTAVDFNRDGSIIVSSSYDGLCRTWDASTGHCTKTLIDDENPPVSFVKFSPNGKFILVGTLDNTLRLWNFQTGKCLKTYTGHKSSKFCISSTFSVTNGKYIVSGSEDHCLYLWELQSRKIVQKLEGHTDTVVSVSCHPEKNIIASGALGSDKTVKIWTQEK; this comes from the exons ATGGAGGAGCCGATGTCGACGGAGAGCTCCGATTACAAGCCCTACACTCTCTCCCAAACCCTAACCGGCCACAGCAGCGCCATCTCCTGCGTCAAATTCTCCTCCGACGGCCGCCTCCTGGGCTCCTCCTCCGCCGACAAGACCATCCGCACCTACTCCATCTCCTCCGACGACTCCTCCTCCTTCACCCCCGCCCAAACCTTCGATGGCCACAGCCAGGGCGTCTCCGACCTCGCCTTCTCCGCCGACTCCCGCTTCATGGTCTCCGCCTCCGACGACAAAACCCTCCGCCTCTGGGACGTCGAGTCCGGCGCCCTCATCAAAACCCTACGCGGCCACACCAACTACGTCTTCTGCGCCAATTTCAATCCCCAGTCCAACATGATCGTCTCCGGCTCGTTCGACGAAACGGTGCGGATTTGGGATGTGAAAACCGGGAAGTGCCTCAAGGTGTTGCCGGCGCACTCCGATCCCGTCACCGCCGTTGATTTCAACCGCGACGGCTCCATTATCGTTTCGAGTAGCTATGATGGGCTGTGCAGGACATGGGATGCTTCCACTGGGCATTGTACCAAGACTTTGATTGATGATGAGAATCCGCCGGTGTCTTTTGTCAAGTTCTCGCCCAACGGGAAGTTCATTCTTGTTGGCACTCTGGATAATACTCTG AGGCTTTGGAACTTTCAAACTGGCAAATGTCTGAAGACATACACTGGTCACAAGAGTTCAAAATTCTGCATATCATCCACCTTTTCTGTGACAAATGGGAAATACATTGTAAGCGGTTCTGAAGATCATTGTCTATACTTGTGGGAATTGCAAAGCAGGAAAATAGTTCAGAAATTGGAAGGTCACACTGATACTGTTGTATCAGTTTCATGTCACCCTGAAAAAAACATAATTGCATCTGGTGCACTTGGGAGTGACAAGACAGTGAAGATCTGGACTCAGGAGAAATGA
- the LOC101303365 gene encoding kinesin-like protein KIF19-like, which produces MPSIRAPAVKKATTLTVAVKCRPFKERERGRDIVKVIDNKEVLVLDPDLSKDYLERIQNRTKEKKYCFDHAFDPQCTNLDVYTKCISAVISGVVHGLNATVFAYGSTGSGKTYTMVGTQSDPGLMVLSLHTIFDLIKKDKSADEFEVTCSYLEVYNEVIYDLLEKSSGHLELREDPEQGIIVAGLRCIKVQSADKILELLNVGNSRRKTESTEANATSSRSHAVLEIKIKRKQKNKYRNQIMRGKLALVDLAGSERASETNNGGQKLRDGANINRSLLALANCINALGKQQKKGLAYVPYRNSKLTRILKDGLSGNSQTVMVATVSPVDSQYHHTVNTLKYADRAKEIKTHIQKNIGSVDTHVSDYQQMIDSLQIEVGHLKKELAEKESQLSVKPVEKAADDELSWLNILSHETSENVQERINLQKASFELEETNCRNRTELQQLDDAIAKQQALEKDGEVVDALRARRQVILDNIRDNDEAGVNYQMEIEANEKHRCQLQHMIEEAISNNGNKTYLRILSQHRLLGMANAELQFEMAMRDQVINNQRETLKNMWVLLMGLGLDERQVLDLAGKQGITIEDGATTPRLGLSAREQSPDLGYSSRHTPLGPSPGMGQSYSRSSCIFQQTQDFGSRSSPQGHSDMAQSFCREERSFYLMSHDHSPSAFMRMRTSSEHWFASRPSSLFGNHDKNPQDLQTPYPISR; this is translated from the exons ATGCCGAGCATTAGAGCTCCGGCGGTGAAGAAAGCCACTACACTAACG GTTGCGGTGAAATGCAGGCCGTTTAAGGAGAGGGAGCGCGGCCGTGATATTGTGAAAGTGATTGACAATAAG GAGGTGCTTGTGTTGGATCCTGATCTGTCGAAAGACTACTTGGAGAGGATACAGAATCGGACCAAGGAGAAGAAGTATTGCTTTGACCATGCATTTGATCCTCAGTGTACCAATTTG GATGTCTACACAAAATGCATATCGGCCGTGATCTCTGGGGTTGTTCATGGTCTCAATGCAACTGTGTTTGCATATGGTTCTACCGGAAG TGGTAAAACATATACTATGGTGGGGACACAAAGTGATCCTGGACTCATGGTTCTCAGTTTGCATACCATTTTTGATCTAATAAAAAAGGACAAAAGCGCTGATGAATTTGAAGTTACATGTTCCTATCTTGAAGTCTATAATGAA GTTATCTATGATTTGCTTGAAAAGTCATCCGGCCATTTAGAACTCAGAGAGGACCCAGAGCAAGGAATCATTGTTGCTGGCCTGAGGTGTATAAAG GTTCAGTCAGCTGATAAGATCCTTGAACTCTTAAATGTGGGGAATAGCCGACGGAAAACTGAAAGCACGGAGGCTAATGCAACATCTTCGCG ATCACATGCAGTGCTGGAAATAAAAATTAAAAGAAAACAAAAAAATAAGTACCGGAATCAAATCATGCGAGGCAAACTCGCTCTTGTGGATCTTGCCGGCAGTGAACGAGCTTCTGAAACAAACAATGGAGGCCAAAAGTTAAGGGATGGAGCCAATATTAACCGTTCACTTCTTGCCTTAGCAAACTGCATAAATGCTCTGGGTAAACAGCAAAAGAAGGGTCTTGCTTATGTTCCTTATCGCAACAG CAAATTGACACGAATACTGAAAGACGGTCTCAGTGGTAATTCTCAGACAGTCATGGTTGCTACTGTATCCCCTGTTGACAGTCAGTATCATCACACTGTGAATACTTTGAAGTATGCTGATCGAGCAAAGGAGATAAAGACACACATCCAG AAAAACATTGGCAGTGTGGATACACATGTATCAGACTACCAACAAATGATTGACAGTCTTCAG ATTGAGGTTGGCCATTTGAAAAAAGAACTGGCTGAAAAGGAATCACAACTAAGTGTCAAACCTGTTGAGAAGGCTGCAGACGATGAGCTTTCATGGTTGAATATTTTGAGCCATGAAACCAGTGAGAATGTTCAGGAGAGAATAAACCTACAGAAGGCATCATTCGAGCTCGAGGAAACCAACTGTCGTAACCGTACTGAACTACAACAGCTTGATGATGCTATAGCAAAACAACAG GCGCTTGAAAAAGATGGAGAAGTTGTAGATGCATTGAGAGCAAGGCGGCAAGTCATTTTAGATAACATTCGTGACAATGATGAAGCTGGTGTTAACTACCAGATG GAAATAGAAGCAAACGAGAAGCATAGATGTCAACTCCAACATATGATTGAGGAGGCCATCAGTAACAATGGCAACAAAACTTACTTGCGCATTCTTAGCCAACACAGGCTATTG GGAATGGCTAATGCTGAGCTTCAATTTGAAATGGCAATGAGGGATCAAGTCATTAACAACCAACGGGAAACACTGAAAAACATGTGGGTCTTGCTGATGGGGTTAGGACTCGATGAAAGACAGGTCTTGGATCTTGCAGGTAAGCAGGGAATCACAATAGAAGATGGGGCCACAACTCCCCGACTTGGCCTTTCTGCAAGGGAGCAGTCGCCAGATTTAGGTTACAGCAGCAGACACACTCCTTTGGGTCCTTCTCCTGGCATGGGGCAGTCATATTCTAGATCATCTTGTATCTTTCAGCAAACTCAAGACTTTGGTTCGAGGTCATCTCCCCAGGGACATTCAGATATGGCTCAGTCTTTCTGCAGGGAGGAGCGCTCCTTCTACTTAATGTCTCATGACCATTCCCCTTCAGCATTTATGAGGATGAGGACAAGTAGTGAGCACTGGTTCGCTAGCAGGCCTAGTTCGTTGTTTGGTAATCATGACAAAAATCCTCAAGACTTGCAAACACCCTATCCAATCAGTAGGTAA
- the LOC101304625 gene encoding probable hexokinase-like 2 protein-like — MRKEVVAAAALTAAAAITAIAALVRHRKRRKEQQWKETQKILRKFARDCATPVPKLWQVANAFVADMRSSLIASNGTNTSLNMLVSYVASLPSGDEEGMYYGVNLRRTDFLLLCARLRGKNDPISDFHREEIHIPTNLLDGTGSTKELFGFIAVELGKFVEAHPNSEMKDRPAKNNKLGFIISCPVDQAVATSGTAITWKSFAADSTLGKKLVHDFNRALEEHGVKLSVYAMVDDTVGTLAGGRYYNRESVAAITLGMGTDAAYVEPADAALQWHGPSPKLGEMVISTQWGEFSTPHLPITIFDTCLDAESSNPGFRRFEKVVSGMYLGEVVRRVLLKMAKETALFGQCVVPSKLMTPYQLSSPDMAAMHQDTSDNREVVGEKLKEVFGITKSTPEVREVVAEVCDIVAERGARLAGAGILGIIKKLGRIENKRSIVTVEGGLYEHYRVFRNYLNSGVWEMLGDNHSDNVVIENSHGGSGTGALYLAASQMKDIDQSQMQDSDPDVEAKPEPEPEPEF; from the exons ATGAGGAAGGAGGTAGTGGCAGCAGCAGCATTGACCGCAGCCGCGGCAATAACAGCCATAGCTGCCTTAGTGAGGCACAGGAAGCGAAGGAAAGAGCAACAATGGAAAGAAACGCAGAAAATTCTTCGTAAATTCGCTAGAGACTGCGCCACTCCTGTGCCAAAGCTTTGGCAGGTGGCAAATGCTTTCGTCGCCGACATGCGAAGTTCCCTCATTGCTTCCAATGGAACTAACACAAGTCTCAATATGCTGGTTTCCTATGTTGCTTCACTCCCATCTGG GGATGAGGAAGGAATGTACTATGGAGTGAATCTGCGGCGGACCGACTTCTTGCTCTTGTGTGCAAGACTTCGAGGGAAGAATGATCCCATTTCTGATTTCCATAGAGAGGAGATTCACATTCCCACTAATCTCTTGGATGGGACTGGTAGTACTAAG GAATTGTTTGGATTTATTGCTGTGGAGCTGGGAAAGTTTGTTGAAGCACATCCAAATAGTGAAATGAAGGATAGACCAGCTAAGAATAACAAGCTGGGTTTTATAATCTCATGTCCAGTGGACCAAGCTGTGGCCACTTCTGGAACTGCTATCACATGGAAGAGTTTCGCAGCCGATAGCACA TTGGGAAAGAAGTTGGTGCATGACTTTAATAGAGCCCTGGAGGAACATGGAGTAAAATTGAGTGTTTATGCAATG GTTGATGATACTGTAGGGACTTTGGCTGGAGGCAGATACTATAACAGAGAAAGCGTGGCCGCGATTACTCTAGGGATGGGTACAGATGCTGCTTATGTAGAACCCGCGGATGCAGCTCTGCAGTGGCATGGTCCATCGCCTAAGTTAGGCGAGATG GTAATCAGCACACAGTGGGGAGAATTCAGTACTCCTCATCTTCCAATAACAATCTTTGATACTTGTCTGGATGCTGAAAGCTCCAATCCTGGATTCCGG AGGTTCGAGAAGGTGGTTTCCGGAATGTATTTGGGAGAGGTTGTGAGAAGAGTATTACTGAAGATGGCAAAGGAAACAGCATTATTTGGCCAATGTGTTGTGCCTTCAAAACTCATGACTCCTTACCAACTCAG CTCACCTGATATGGCTGCAATGCATCAAGACACATCAGACAATCGTGAAGTTGTCGGAGAAAAACTGAAGGAAGTTTTTGGG ATCACAAAATCTACTCCAGAGGTGAGGGAAGTTGTTGCCGAGGTTTGTGATATTGTTGCAGAACGTGGAGCTCGTCTTGCTGGAGCAGGAATTCTTGGGATCATAAAGAAGCTTGGGAGAATTGAAAACAAGAGAAGTATAGTGACCGTGGAAGGGGGCCTTTACGAGCACTACAGAGTCTTCAGAAATTACCTTAACAGTGGTGTCTGGGAAATGCTTGGGGATAATCATTCGGACAATGTTGTTATTGAAAATTCTCATGGTGGTTCAGGAACTGGTGCTTTATATCTCGCTGCCTCACAAATGAAGGATATAGATCAATCCCAAATGCAGGATTCTGATCCTGATGTCGAAGCCAAACCTGAACCGGAACCAGAACCTGAATTTTAA
- the LOC101302784 gene encoding transcription factor bHLH25-like, whose product MDASSAKWFSDLGMDDYNFIQEGFTAQDIATALGGNFKQSFSNESYSSYSTLTTQNTPNTTLSGGSSINETNSQTSFERPAKLVKTNNWNSGITEHVSPKPSSNSSSSHILSFENANLNSSPPSKPHQKFSNGFDTLKPKEEAPSQICMQFENQGYGTNKRPYSMTRTPSHAQDHIMAERKRREKLSQRFIALSAIVPGLKKMDKASVLGDAIKYVKQLQESVKVLEEQTKKRTVESVVFVKKSQLVSSDDDTSSCDENFDSRCSDEPLPQIEARVSEKDVLIRIHCENQKGYVVKVLSELENLQLSVVNSSVLPFGKSTLDITIVAQMDDEFNMTVTDLAKSLRVALLKFM is encoded by the exons ATGGACGCATCATCAGCAAAATGGTTTTCGGATTTG GGAATGGATGATTACAACTTCATTCAAGAAGGGTTTACAGCACAGGACATAGCAACTGCACTTGGGGGAAATTTCAAACAATCTTTCTCCAATGAGAGTTATTCATCTTATTCAACTCTGACTACCCAAAATACCCCCAACACCACATTAAGTGGTGGTTCATCTATCAATGAGACTAATTCTCAGACGAGCTTTGAGAGACCAGCCAAACTGGTCAAGACCAACAACTGGAACTCTGGCATTACAGAACATGTTTCACCAAAGCCTTCTTCCAATTCTTCTTCCTCCCATATTCTTTCTTTCGAGAACGCAAACTTGAATTCCTCACCACCTTCCAAGCCTCATCAGAAGTTTTCTAATGGTTTTGACACCCTGAAGCCAAAAGAGGAGGCACCATCCCAAATATGTATGCAGTTTGAGAACCAAGGCTATGGAACTAATAAGAGGCCTTACTCAATGACTAGAACACCATCACATGCTCAAGACCACATAATGGCTGAGAGAAAGAGAAGAGAAAAGCTCAGTCAGAGATTCATAGCTCTTTCTGCCATCGTTCCTGGCCTAAAAAAG ATGGACAAAGCTTCTGTTCTTGGAGATGCAATCAAGTATGTGAAGCAGCTCCAAGAAAGTGTCAAAGTTCTTGAGGAACAGACCAAGAAAAGAACCGTGGAATCTGTGGTATTTGTGAAGAAGTCTCAGCTGGTCTCTTCTGATGATGACACTTCTTCATGCGATGAGAACTTTGACAGTCGCTGCTCTGATGAACCACTCCCGCAAATTGAAGCAAGAGTTTCAGAGAAGGATGTATTGATACGAATTCACTGCGAAAACCAGAAAGGATATGTGGTGAAAGTTCTAAGCGAATTAGAAAATCTTCAACTATCTGTGGTTAATAGCAGTGTCTTGCCATTTGGAAAGTCCACTCTAGACATAACCATTGTTGCTCAG ATGGATGATGAATTCAACATGACGGTGACGGATCTTGCCAAAAGCTTGAGAGTGGCTCTATTGAAGTTCATGTGA